One stretch of Bombus affinis isolate iyBomAffi1 chromosome 4, iyBomAffi1.2, whole genome shotgun sequence DNA includes these proteins:
- the LOC126915733 gene encoding large proline-rich protein BAG6 isoform X5: protein MIDLTVKTLDSQNHTFSLEDDQITVRGFKEYIAETVAVPADSQRLIYCGRVLQDEKKLNDYDVNGKVIHLVQRAPPQPGQRGNDGGQSQSQTHGSQLWQNPQRTHYRLTRAQMHGNAMYLGAMSVPAEIVEGHGLPVPQFSNSLSNGRLIAARHMLERANRLMDRLESPSNSANLSASDNNRPPLSQLMQESELDTEQYVFSNNENATNGGARLAEATAAAIAAALSAVGANDVTVLRGNNDENAESRPLNETNEENQTDTQQPQQPQSEQQGSTSNNDEQSNRRPSSQLPRPPQLAELLDLLIDTQSRLRPHTERYCKLMRDDPSLHPGERRIEETQTFVNGVSECLHYMSHACHALSDIIVDMSQQPPRNLRCRPIIIQHSAILQPGIPIQVEAHISLHGRNAINNGNEDNGESASTLAQSETNEANTDDANQQQESESSTQQQAEQQQPQLDSTQSPFGTVFNLPNNVEVLMEVSPEGNIDVPPGSEQPQTGENNNNSNNNNNNGRRMDGSTNAYWSTAPPPDFLRNLMQAVAGHMVQGGPANTRIITRNPLTVSQITAASLDSGNTNAGQSTQARSNVGTHPTTATQTRSTSRPHVFHQQPHPLGVGMSIGQAFDFDPFLSCNSHHIRRTSTTIPSIVTSTSQGTRTTQTTPETPSQAQTATTSSATSNTSSTNTTASTTSQTNAIYDPLMYLQQQILGDSNSSEGLGNMVQIRTGGNIRIGIIGNSTGNATGGDLTLADLLERRGIQMSLFTSQDSETAENFLVNLSVLVVQNMTLEGLIRLRIGQSEPISHLRRPLQEFFQYSFPNVAPETLQEQATDRLLSQLRPHFQSLLNAEEETNTRNGQQVDICATVEALLRRHIKDILQHLFNNDIDDTRFGQEIFNIVNNMGKQLCAVLRYSIRGGQGGLEVIASRFVTEMLGSIHPTVRRWVLNAFIAQFRTYSLRVTQPPDSEIVPLLIYKNAPSEATSVPSAPAHQPSQTQSEAEASYIYIHTSAVLMWK, encoded by the exons ATGATTGACCTTACGGTAAAGACTTTGGATTCACAAAATCATACTTTCTCCTTGGAAGACGAT CAAATTACAGTTCGAGGTTTCAAAGAATATATAGCAGAAACAGTGGCAGTACCAGCAGATTCACAAAGACTTATTTATTGCGGTAGAGTTCTTCAAGATGAGAAAAAATTAAATGATTATG aTGTTAATGGAAAAGTTATACATTTGGTACAACGTGCACCGCCTCAACCTGGTCAACGTGGAAATGACGGAGGCCAAAGTCAAAGTCAGACTCATGGATCACAATTGTGGCAAAATCCACAAAGAACACATTACCGACTCACTCGTGCTCAAATgcatggtaatgctatgtattTGGGTGCAATGTCAGTACCAGCTGAAATTGTGGAAGGACATG GGTTGCCAGTACCTCAATTCAGCAACAGCTTATCTAATGGTCGATTAATTGCTGCAAGACACATGCTTGAACGCGCAAATCGTCTTATGGATCGACTCGAGAGCCCCTCTAATTCCGCAAATCTTTCTGCATCTGATAATAATCGACCACCATTGAGTCAACTCATGCAGGAGTCAGAGTTGGATACAGAACAATa TGTTTTCAGTAATAATGAAAATGCAACAAATGGTGGCGCCCGGTTGGCAGAGGCTACTGCAGCTGCAATAGCAGCTGCCTTATCTGCAGTTGGTGCAAACGATGTTACAGTACTTAGAG GAAACAATGATGAAAATGCTGAATCAAGACCACTAAATGAAACTAATGAAGAGAATCAAACAGATACACAACAGCCACAACAACCACAATCTGAACAACAAGGTTCTACATCAAATAATGACGAACAATCTAATCGACGACCATCATCACA ACTTCCACGACCTCCACAATTGGCAGAATTATTGGACCTATTAATCGATACACAATCTCGTTTACGACCTCATACAGAGCGTTATTGTAAACTTATGCGTGATGATCCTTCATTACATCCAGGT GAAAGACGCATTGAAGAAACTCAAACATTTGTAAATGGTGTAAGTGAATGCTTGCATTATATGTCGCATGCCTGTCATGCTTTAAGCGACATAATTGTTGATATGAGTCAACAACCACCCAGGAACTTGCGATGTAGACCAATTATTATTCAACATTCAGCTATTTTGCAGCCCGGTATACCAATCCAGGTAGAG GCACACATTAGTTTACACGGTCGTAATGCAATTAATAATGGTAATGAAGATAATGGAGAATCTGCAAGTACACTTGCGCAATCAGAAACAAATGAAGCTAATACTGATGATGCCAATCAACAACAAGAATCGGAATCTAGCACTCAACAGCAAGCTGAACAACAACAACCACAATTAGATTCAACACAATCTCCGTTTG GAACAGTGTTTAACTTACCAAACAATGTTGAAGTATTAATGGAAGTTAGCCCTGAAGGTAACATAGATGTTCCACCTGGAAGTGAACAGCCTCAAACTggtgaaaataataataatagcaacaacaacaataataatggCA ggAGAATGGATGGTAGCACTAATGCATATTGGAGCACAGCTCCTCCACCTGATTTCTTACGAAATTTGATGCAGGCTGTTGCTGGTCATATGGTACAAGGTGGTCCAGCTAACACAAGAATTATAACCCGAAATCCTCTAACAGTAAGCCAAATAACTGCTGCATCACTTGATAGCGGAAACACAAATGCTGGGCAAAGTACGCAGGCACG aaGCAATGTTGGTACTCATCCTACTACAGCAACACAAACTAGAAGTACATCGCGTCCACATGTATTCCATCAACAGCCTCATCCTTTAGGTGTTGGAATGAGTATAGGGCAAGCATTTGATTTTGATCCATTCCTTTCTTGTAATTCGCATCATATTCGTCGCACCTCGACTACAATTCCTAGTATTGTTACATCTACGTCGCAGGGAACACGAACCACTCAAACTACGCCTGAAACACCATCCCAGGCACAAACAG CGACAACTTCAAGCGCTACTAGCAATACCAGCTCTACAAATACTACAGCATCAACGACGTCACAAACAAATGCGATCTACGATCCGTTAATGTACTTACAACAACAAATTTTAGGAG ATTCCAACTCATCCGAAGGTCTTGGAAATATGGTGCAGATACGTACTGGTGGAAATATTCGCATAGGAATTATTGGAAATAG TACTGGTAATGCTACTGGGGGTGATCTAACTCTTGCGGACTTGTTAGAACGTAGAGGTATCCAAATGAGTCTTTTCACGTCTCAAGACTCAGAAACTGCAGAAAATTTCCTCGTGAATTTATCTGTCCTAGTG gtaCAGAATATGACATTAGAAGGTTTAATAAGATTACGAATTGGTCAGTCAGAACCAATTTCTCATCTTAGAAGACCATTACAAGAATTCTTCCAGTACTCTTTCCCAAACGTTGCACCGGAAACACTTCAGGAGCAAGCTACTGATCGATTGTTATCACAGTTAAGACCACATTTCCAGTCTTTATTAAACGCAGAAGAAGAAACTAATACTAGAAACGGTCAACAAGTAGACATTTGTGCTACTGTTGAAGCACTACTTCGCCGTCATATTAAAGATATATTACAACATCTATTTAATAATG ATATTGATGATACTAGATTCGGGCAAGAAATTTTCaatattgtaaataatatgGGTAAGCAATTATGTGCTGTACTTCGATACTCTATTCGTGGCGGACAGGGAGGATTAGAAGTAATTGCATCACGTTTTGTG acCGAAATGTTAGGGAGTATTCATCCTACAGTACGTCGGTGGGTGCTGAATGCATTTATTGCTCAGTTCCGTACTTATTCTTTACGAGTTACACAACCTCCAGATTCAGAAATTGTCCCGcttttaatatacaaaaatgcACCTTCCGAAGCAACATCGGTTCCTTCAGCCCCAGCGCATCAACCTTCGCAAACACAATCGGAAGCAGAGGCAagttacatatacatacatacttcTGCAGTTTTAATGTGGAAATGA